A part of Salmo salar chromosome ssa18, Ssal_v3.1, whole genome shotgun sequence genomic DNA contains:
- the cep68 gene encoding centrosomal protein of 68 kDa isoform X2 encodes MALGVDRAFPASISPMESKGCSGRWKTRIPEFIRTGTTTTQHDKDGERGTGAMDRGGPRKSVTMAPTSRYMSDRRQYSMRKPLVTTTEQQTSILKKSYLQKHPEKERQWEGSSNEAHHHSEFDFQTRLAEQKFPDNFDPSQANISTCSASREDLSTSLGVSDLRTCLSHEEPTFSSSYLGSRPGQRSLSSPPLEVRTFSTPLNSKWTSTLLSPLSPSYTPPSRPSRQRWTELRLDAGEVSQSRGGGREMYLNVGPSVGYSKGHSNPVLHTMSPHQANYWACAIPSSLPPSPDRRSSSWDPDKEYQALLDYTYPLRPGRVVGGWDTSDAGGGPLIQTDPGLQDSGIDLDRLCSSTSLSALDFSLTGTAGVGTDGKRRMPGIGQRSSELRGLSHPKSSDGRLSSSPLSSADPIGLSVESLDCSGGGGLDHLHRIGEGRYRHHGISSTTFIRTTSILPQPGCIRGGAWDEEFWSLPEQLEELRGLSRQVREVTAQLSQPVTASWESLERGTTSVQSYMTLAEKQEAEEEGKEWEQNEKEEREGEKQVSISEALQYFNKVSKVVHSGESSQAARNSGSRMEAGVAGRGVSRASLREVEAMVNQLSGLTLPEFQRGSQGEQGHRESLMQHIQTFCSNLEELIQWLYTVVERMEVLAPPSVDIESVKSSLADYKRFQREVTAHQPLTTSVLQTGELLLGCMTATSPAMDSLTQPGEPCGAEETGAGDTDSVEVQGTAQ; translated from the exons ATGGCACTGGGAGTTGACAGGGCCTTTCCAGCATCCATCTCTCCGATGGAGTCCAAGGGCTGCAGTGGGCGATGGAAAACCCGGATTCCAGAGTTTATCCGGACGGGGACAACCACGACGCAGCATGACAAAGAcggggagagggggacaggggccATGGACCGGGGTGGTCCCAGAAAGAGTGTTACCATGGCACCCACCTCCAGGTATATGAGTGACAGGAGGCAGTACTCTATGAGGAAACCGCTGGTCACCACCACAGAGCAGCAGACCTCCATCCTAAAGAAATCCTACCTACAGAAGCACCCAGAAAAG GAGCGACAGTGGGAAGGTAGCAGTAATGAAGCACACCATCATAGCGAGTTTGACTTCCAGACCCGATTGGCTGAACAGAAGTTCCCAGACAACTTCGACCCCTCTCAGGCCAACATCTCAACCTGCTCAGCCTCCAGAGAGGATCTTAGCACCTCCCTGGGGGTGTCAGACCTCAGGACCTGTCTGTCACATGAAGAACCCACCTTCAGCTCATCGTACCTTGGCAGCAGGCCTGGCCAACGCAGCCTCTCCAGCCCACCCCTGGAGGTCCGTACTTTCTCTACTCCACTCAACTCCAAGTGGACCTCCACTCTGCTATCCCCCCTCTCGCCCTCCTACACCCCCCCTTCGCGCCCGTCCAGACAGAGATGGACAGAGCTGAGATTGGATGCTGGTGAAGTTTCTCAATCACGTGGAGGAGGAAGGGAAATGTATCTAAATGTAGGCCCTTCAGTGGGCTACTCCAAGGGCCACTCCAACCCTGTGCTCCACACCATGTCCCCCCACCAGGCCAACTACTGGGCCTGCGCCATTCCCAGCTCCCTGCCCCCCTCCCCAGACCGACGCTCTTCGAGCTGGGACCCTGATAAGGAGTACCAAGCCCTCCTGGACTACACCTACCCTCTGAGGCCAGGTAGGGTGGTTGGTGGGTGGGATACCTCAGATGCAGGGGGTGGACCTCTCATCCAGACAGACCCAGGCCTCCAGGACTCTGGAATAGACCTGGACCGCCTCTGCAGCTCCACCAGCCTGTCAGCTTTGGACTTTTCCCTGACTGGCACGGCAGGGGTGGGGACGGATGGGAAGAGGCGGATGCCGGGTATAGGTCAGAGGTCATCTGAGCTGCGTGGGCTCTCACACCCCAAGTCCTCGGATGGTCGCCTCTCCAGTAGCCCCTTATCCTCTGCGGACCCTATTGGTCTATCCGTAGAGAGTCTGGactgtagtggaggtggtggtctGGATCATCTGCATCGTATCGGGGAAGGTCGCTACCGCCATCACGGCATCTCTTCCACCACGTTCATCCGCACAACCAGTATCCTTCCCCAGCCAGGGTGCATTAGAGGGGGGGCTTGGGATGAGGAGTTCTGGTCTCTCCCGGAGCAGTTGGAGGAGCTCCGGGGTTTGTCCCGGCAGGTCAGGGAGGTGACGGCCCAACTCAGTCAGCCTGTCACAGCCAGCTGGGAGTCCCTCGAGAGGGGGACCACCTCCGTCCAGTCCTACATGACCCTGGCTGAGAAACAGGAGGCCGAGGAGGAGGGAAAAGAATGGGAGCAGAATGAAAAGGAAGAAAGGGAGGGTGAGAAGCAGGTGTCCATTTCTGAAGCACTTCAATACTTTAATAAAG TCTCTAAAGTGGTCCATAGTGGGGAATCCTCCCAGGCAGCCAGAAACTCTGGTTCTAGGATGGAGGCTGGGGTAGCAGGCAGGGGAGTGAGCAGGGCCAGTCTGAGGGAGGTGGAGGCCATGGTGAACCAGCTGAGTGGACTAACCCTGCCTGAGTTCCAGAGGGGGAGCCAGGGGGAGCAGGGGCACAGGGAGTCCCTCATGCAGCACATCCAG ACCTTCTGTTCTAACCTGGAGGAGCTCATCCAATGGCTGTACACCGTGGTGGAGAGGATGGAGGTGCTGGCTCCGCCCTCTGTGGACATTGAGAGTGTCAAGTCGTCCCTGGCGGATTATAAG AGGTTTCAGAGAGAAGTTACTGCCCACCAGCCTCTGACCACCTCTGTTCTGCAGACTGGGGAGCTTCTCCTGGGTTGTATGACCGCCACTTCTCCCG cCATGGACAGCCTGACCCAGCCCGGGGAGCCCTGCGGGGCAGAGGAGACCGGCGCGGGGGACACCGATAGCGTGGAGGTCCAGGGGACAGCTCAGTGA
- the cep68 gene encoding centrosomal protein of 68 kDa isoform X1, with protein MALGVDRAFPASISPMESKGCSGRWKTRIPEFIRTGTTTTQHDKDGERGTGAMDRGGPRKSVTMAPTSRYMSDRRQYSMRKPLVTTTEQQTSILKKSYLQKHPEKERQWEGSSNEAHHHSEFDFQTRLAEQKFPDNFDPSQANISTCSASREDLSTSLGVSDLRTCLSHEEPTFSSSYLGSRPGQRSLSSPPLEVRTFSTPLNSKWTSTLLSPLSPSYTPPSRPSRQRWTELRLDAGEVSQSRGGGREMYLNVGPSVGYSKGHSNPVLHTMSPHQANYWACAIPSSLPPSPDRRSSSWDPDKEYQALLDYTYPLRPGRVVGGWDTSDAGGGPLIQTDPGLQDSGIDLDRLCSSTSLSALDFSLTGTAGVGTDGKRRMPGIGQRSSELRGLSHPKSSDGRLSSSPLSSADPIGLSVESLDCSGGGGLDHLHRIGEGRYRHHGISSTTFIRTTSILPQPGCIRGGAWDEEFWSLPEQLEELRGLSRQVREVTAQLSQPVTASWESLERGTTSVQSYMTLAEKQEAEEEGKEWEQNEKEEREGEKQVSISEALQYFNKVSKVVHSGESSQAARNSGSRMEAGVAGRGVSRASLREVEAMVNQLSGLTLPEFQRGSQGEQGHRESLMQHIQTFCSNLEELIQWLYTVVERMEVLAPPSVDIESVKSSLADYKRFQREVTAHQPLTTSVLQTGELLLGCMTATSPVLKETLGLIERQSRALETHSEHLFSSILSAMDSLTQPGEPCGAEETGAGDTDSVEVQGTAQ; from the exons ATGGCACTGGGAGTTGACAGGGCCTTTCCAGCATCCATCTCTCCGATGGAGTCCAAGGGCTGCAGTGGGCGATGGAAAACCCGGATTCCAGAGTTTATCCGGACGGGGACAACCACGACGCAGCATGACAAAGAcggggagagggggacaggggccATGGACCGGGGTGGTCCCAGAAAGAGTGTTACCATGGCACCCACCTCCAGGTATATGAGTGACAGGAGGCAGTACTCTATGAGGAAACCGCTGGTCACCACCACAGAGCAGCAGACCTCCATCCTAAAGAAATCCTACCTACAGAAGCACCCAGAAAAG GAGCGACAGTGGGAAGGTAGCAGTAATGAAGCACACCATCATAGCGAGTTTGACTTCCAGACCCGATTGGCTGAACAGAAGTTCCCAGACAACTTCGACCCCTCTCAGGCCAACATCTCAACCTGCTCAGCCTCCAGAGAGGATCTTAGCACCTCCCTGGGGGTGTCAGACCTCAGGACCTGTCTGTCACATGAAGAACCCACCTTCAGCTCATCGTACCTTGGCAGCAGGCCTGGCCAACGCAGCCTCTCCAGCCCACCCCTGGAGGTCCGTACTTTCTCTACTCCACTCAACTCCAAGTGGACCTCCACTCTGCTATCCCCCCTCTCGCCCTCCTACACCCCCCCTTCGCGCCCGTCCAGACAGAGATGGACAGAGCTGAGATTGGATGCTGGTGAAGTTTCTCAATCACGTGGAGGAGGAAGGGAAATGTATCTAAATGTAGGCCCTTCAGTGGGCTACTCCAAGGGCCACTCCAACCCTGTGCTCCACACCATGTCCCCCCACCAGGCCAACTACTGGGCCTGCGCCATTCCCAGCTCCCTGCCCCCCTCCCCAGACCGACGCTCTTCGAGCTGGGACCCTGATAAGGAGTACCAAGCCCTCCTGGACTACACCTACCCTCTGAGGCCAGGTAGGGTGGTTGGTGGGTGGGATACCTCAGATGCAGGGGGTGGACCTCTCATCCAGACAGACCCAGGCCTCCAGGACTCTGGAATAGACCTGGACCGCCTCTGCAGCTCCACCAGCCTGTCAGCTTTGGACTTTTCCCTGACTGGCACGGCAGGGGTGGGGACGGATGGGAAGAGGCGGATGCCGGGTATAGGTCAGAGGTCATCTGAGCTGCGTGGGCTCTCACACCCCAAGTCCTCGGATGGTCGCCTCTCCAGTAGCCCCTTATCCTCTGCGGACCCTATTGGTCTATCCGTAGAGAGTCTGGactgtagtggaggtggtggtctGGATCATCTGCATCGTATCGGGGAAGGTCGCTACCGCCATCACGGCATCTCTTCCACCACGTTCATCCGCACAACCAGTATCCTTCCCCAGCCAGGGTGCATTAGAGGGGGGGCTTGGGATGAGGAGTTCTGGTCTCTCCCGGAGCAGTTGGAGGAGCTCCGGGGTTTGTCCCGGCAGGTCAGGGAGGTGACGGCCCAACTCAGTCAGCCTGTCACAGCCAGCTGGGAGTCCCTCGAGAGGGGGACCACCTCCGTCCAGTCCTACATGACCCTGGCTGAGAAACAGGAGGCCGAGGAGGAGGGAAAAGAATGGGAGCAGAATGAAAAGGAAGAAAGGGAGGGTGAGAAGCAGGTGTCCATTTCTGAAGCACTTCAATACTTTAATAAAG TCTCTAAAGTGGTCCATAGTGGGGAATCCTCCCAGGCAGCCAGAAACTCTGGTTCTAGGATGGAGGCTGGGGTAGCAGGCAGGGGAGTGAGCAGGGCCAGTCTGAGGGAGGTGGAGGCCATGGTGAACCAGCTGAGTGGACTAACCCTGCCTGAGTTCCAGAGGGGGAGCCAGGGGGAGCAGGGGCACAGGGAGTCCCTCATGCAGCACATCCAG ACCTTCTGTTCTAACCTGGAGGAGCTCATCCAATGGCTGTACACCGTGGTGGAGAGGATGGAGGTGCTGGCTCCGCCCTCTGTGGACATTGAGAGTGTCAAGTCGTCCCTGGCGGATTATAAG AGGTTTCAGAGAGAAGTTACTGCCCACCAGCCTCTGACCACCTCTGTTCTGCAGACTGGGGAGCTTCTCCTGGGTTGTATGACCGCCACTTCTCCCG TTCTGAAAGAGACCCTTGGTCTTATTGAGAGGCAGTCCAGGGCGTTGGAGACTCACTCAGAGCACctcttctcctctatcctctcagcCATGGACAGCCTGACCCAGCCCGGGGAGCCCTGCGGGGCAGAGGAGACCGGCGCGGGGGACACCGATAGCGTGGAGGTCCAGGGGACAGCTCAGTGA
- the sdhaf4 gene encoding succinate dehydrogenase assembly factor 4, mitochondrial produces the protein MSLLSVCASASKRLVTQGLFVESAFTGYLRTASGAVKDKEPLRKAKTPQGRFDMNDEKTKDPLEKFPDDVNPATKEQGGPRGPEPTRYGDWERKGRCVDF, from the exons ATGTCTCTACTAAGCGTCTGCGCTTCTGCATCGAAACGTCTTGTGACCCAAGGGTTATTCGTGGAATCTGCTTTTACAG GATACTTGCGGACAGCCAGTGGAGCAGTGAAGGACAAGGAGCCACTGCGCAAGGCCAAAACCCCCCAGGGCCGCTTCGACATGAATGATGAGAAGACCAAGGATCCCCTTGAAA AGTTCCCTGATGATGTGAACCCAGCCACAAAGGAGCAGGGGGGGCCACGGGGCCCAGAGCCCACACGCTACGGGGACTGGGAGAGGAAGGGCCGCTGTGTCGACTTCTAG
- the LOC106576912 gene encoding T-cell leukemia homeobox protein 1-like isoform X2: MDHIGAHLQHIHAEPISFGIDHILNNVDQSCMLGGRMPEPDYSLGCVVSTAYNTMTSNFTGNNSGYNGNACGVVNLSGTYNMNMGMNVSGNNVNAAGVIRVPAHRPLNSGHSSIPCGMSTMPGSINNLTGFTFPWMESNRRYTKDRFTGHPYQNRTPPKKKKPRTSFTRLQICELEKRFHRQKYLASAERAALAKALKMTDAQVKTWFQNRRTKWRRQTAEEREAERQQANRILLQLQQEAFQKTINQPANPDPLCLHNSSLFALQNLQPWTENTARISSVSACE; the protein is encoded by the exons ATGGATCATATTGGAGCGCATCTCCAGCACATTCACGCGGAGCCCATCAGCTTTGGGATCGACCACATCCTTAACAATGTGGACCAAAGCTGTATGCTCGGCGGTCGGATGCCCGAGCCGGACTATAGCCTCGGCTGCGTCGTCAGCACTGCCTACAACACCATGACTAGTAACTTCACCGGCAACAACTCTGGATATAACGGCAACGCATGTGGGGTCGTCAATCTGAGCGGCACCTATAACATGAACATGGGGATGAACGTCAGTGGGAATAACGTTAACGCAGCTGGAGTCATCCGTGTGCCCGCGCACCGGCCTCTGAACAGTGGACACTCGTCCATCCCCTGCGGCATGTCCACGATGCCAGGCTCGATTAACAACCTGACGGGATTTACATTCCCCTGGATGGAGAGTAACAGAAGATACACCAAAGACAGGTTCACAG GTCACCCGTACCAGAACCGGACGCCCCCCAAGAAGAAAAAGCCCCGGACGTCTTTTACTCGCCTGCAGATCTGCGAGCTGGAGAAACGCTTTCACCGACAGAAGTACCTGGCTTCCGCAGAGCGAGCGGCTTTGGCCAAGGCCCTCAAGATGACTGACGCACAAGTCAAAACATGGTTCCAGAACAGAAGAACAAAATGGAG GCGGCAGacagctgaggagagagaagcagagcgACAGCAGGCCAACCGGATCCTCCTGCAACTCCAACAGGAGGCTTTTCAGAAAACGATCAACCAACCGGCAAACCCGGACCCGCTCTGCCTGCATAACAGCTCCCTGTTCGCGCTTCAGAACCTCCAGCCATGGACTGAGAACACCGCCAGAATCAGCAGCGTGTCCGCCTGCGAATAA
- the LOC106576912 gene encoding T-cell leukemia homeobox protein 1-like isoform X1, producing the protein MDHIGAHLQHIHAEPISFGIDHILNNVDQSCMLGGRMPEPDYSLGCVVSTAYNTMTSNFTGNNSGYNGNACGVVNLSGTYNMNMGMNVSGNNVNAAGVIRVPAHRPLNSGHSSIPCGMSTMPGSINNLTGFTFPWMESNRRYTKDRFTVALSPLTVTRRVGHPYQNRTPPKKKKPRTSFTRLQICELEKRFHRQKYLASAERAALAKALKMTDAQVKTWFQNRRTKWRRQTAEEREAERQQANRILLQLQQEAFQKTINQPANPDPLCLHNSSLFALQNLQPWTENTARISSVSACE; encoded by the exons ATGGATCATATTGGAGCGCATCTCCAGCACATTCACGCGGAGCCCATCAGCTTTGGGATCGACCACATCCTTAACAATGTGGACCAAAGCTGTATGCTCGGCGGTCGGATGCCCGAGCCGGACTATAGCCTCGGCTGCGTCGTCAGCACTGCCTACAACACCATGACTAGTAACTTCACCGGCAACAACTCTGGATATAACGGCAACGCATGTGGGGTCGTCAATCTGAGCGGCACCTATAACATGAACATGGGGATGAACGTCAGTGGGAATAACGTTAACGCAGCTGGAGTCATCCGTGTGCCCGCGCACCGGCCTCTGAACAGTGGACACTCGTCCATCCCCTGCGGCATGTCCACGATGCCAGGCTCGATTAACAACCTGACGGGATTTACATTCCCCTGGATGGAGAGTAACAGAAGATACACCAAAGACAGGTTCACAG TGGCGCTCTCACCCCTCACTGTAACACGTCGTGTAGGTCACCCGTACCAGAACCGGACGCCCCCCAAGAAGAAAAAGCCCCGGACGTCTTTTACTCGCCTGCAGATCTGCGAGCTGGAGAAACGCTTTCACCGACAGAAGTACCTGGCTTCCGCAGAGCGAGCGGCTTTGGCCAAGGCCCTCAAGATGACTGACGCACAAGTCAAAACATGGTTCCAGAACAGAAGAACAAAATGGAG GCGGCAGacagctgaggagagagaagcagagcgACAGCAGGCCAACCGGATCCTCCTGCAACTCCAACAGGAGGCTTTTCAGAAAACGATCAACCAACCGGCAAACCCGGACCCGCTCTGCCTGCATAACAGCTCCCTGTTCGCGCTTCAGAACCTCCAGCCATGGACTGAGAACACCGCCAGAATCAGCAGCGTGTCCGCCTGCGAATAA